One genomic region from uncultured Cohaesibacter sp. encodes:
- the rplX gene encoding 50S ribosomal protein L24, translating into MAAKLKKGDRVIVLAGKDKGKSGEIVQVMPAEERAIVRGINMVKRHQRQNQMQEAGIVNKEAPIHLSNLALADPKDNKPTRVGFTVKDGNKVRVAKRSGDVIDG; encoded by the coding sequence ATGGCTGCGAAACTCAAAAAGGGTGATCGCGTCATTGTTCTTGCCGGGAAAGACAAGGGCAAGAGCGGTGAAATTGTGCAAGTGATGCCTGCTGAAGAGCGGGCTATCGTGCGCGGTATCAACATGGTCAAACGCCATCAGCGTCAGAACCAGATGCAGGAAGCGGGCATCGTCAATAAAGAAGCCCCGATTCATCTGTCCAACCTGGCACTGGCTGATCCTAAAGACAACAAACCGACCCGTGTTGGTTTCACTGTCAAGGACGGTAACAAAGTGCGTGTAGCCAAGCGTTCGGGAGATGTGATCGATGGCTGA
- the rplN gene encoding 50S ribosomal protein L14, translating to MIQMQTNLDVADNSGARRVMCIKVLGGSKRKYAGIGDIIVVSVKEAIPRGRVKKGDVMKAVVVRTAKAIRRPDGSVIRFDRSAAVLVNNNKEPIGTRIFGPVPRELRAHNHMKIISLAPEVL from the coding sequence ATGATTCAGATGCAAACAAACCTTGACGTCGCGGATAACTCCGGCGCACGTCGTGTCATGTGCATCAAAGTGCTCGGCGGCTCCAAACGGAAATACGCAGGGATCGGCGATATCATCGTCGTATCTGTCAAGGAAGCGATTCCGCGTGGGCGTGTTAAGAAGGGCGATGTGATGAAGGCAGTTGTGGTTCGTACCGCAAAAGCCATTCGTCGTCCGGACGGCAGCGTCATCCGTTTTGACCGCAGTGCAGCTGTTCTGGTGAACAACAACAAGGAACCAATCGGTACCCGTATCTTCGGCCCGGTTCCTCGTGAGCTGCGTGCTCATAACCATATGAAGATCATTTCCCTTGCTCCGGAGGTGCTGTAA
- the rpsQ gene encoding 30S ribosomal protein S17 has translation MPKRILQGLVVSDKQDKTVVVKVERRFTHPLLKKTVRRSKRYQAHDEGNSFKVGDQIFIQESAPISKSKRWVVVGTELPTS, from the coding sequence ATGCCAAAGAGAATTTTGCAAGGCCTCGTCGTCAGCGACAAGCAGGACAAGACTGTCGTTGTGAAGGTTGAACGCCGTTTCACGCACCCGCTTCTCAAGAAGACTGTGCGTCGTTCCAAGCGTTATCAAGCTCATGACGAGGGGAATTCCTTCAAAGTAGGTGATCAGATCTTCATTCAGGAGTCCGCACCTATTTCTAAATCGAAACGTTGGGTTGTAGTAGGTACGGAACTTCCTACCTCTTAA
- the rpmC gene encoding 50S ribosomal protein L29, whose product MKASDVRAMTADQIADELEKLKKEQFNLRFQKATGQLENTVRVREVRRDIARLMTIAQQKRVESAE is encoded by the coding sequence ATGAAAGCATCAGATGTCCGCGCGATGACAGCGGATCAAATTGCTGATGAGTTGGAAAAGCTGAAGAAAGAGCAGTTCAACCTGCGCTTTCAGAAGGCAACTGGTCAGTTGGAAAATACCGTGCGTGTTCGCGAAGTTCGTCGTGATATTGCACGCCTGATGACCATCGCGCAGCAAAAGCGCGTTGAGTCAGCAGAATAG
- the rplP gene encoding 50S ribosomal protein L16: MLQPKRTKYRKQHKGRIHGNAKGGYELSFGAYGLKAQEPARITARQIEAARRAMTRHMKRAGRVWIRVFPDLPVSKKPTEVRMGKGKGSPEYWAARVAPGRIMFEIDGVPEDIAREAMRLAAAKLPIKTRFVQRIAD, translated from the coding sequence ATGCTGCAACCAAAGCGCACTAAATATCGCAAGCAGCACAAGGGCCGCATTCACGGCAACGCCAAAGGGGGCTATGAGCTCAGCTTTGGTGCCTACGGCCTGAAGGCTCAGGAGCCTGCGCGTATCACCGCTCGTCAGATCGAGGCTGCGCGTCGTGCTATGACCCGTCACATGAAGCGTGCCGGTCGTGTGTGGATCCGTGTGTTCCCGGACCTGCCAGTATCCAAGAAACCTACCGAAGTCCGCATGGGTAAAGGTAAGGGTTCTCCTGAATATTGGGCAGCTCGTGTAGCACCGGGCCGTATTATGTTTGAAATCGATGGTGTACCTGAGGATATTGCTCGGGAAGCCATGCGGCTTGCCGCTGCGAAGTTGCCTATCAAGACACGCTTCGTACAGCGCATCGCCGACTAA
- the rpsC gene encoding 30S ribosomal protein S3: MGHKVNPIGLRLGINRTWDSRWYADKGEYGDLLHEDFAIRSMLEKELKQAAVSKIVIERPHKKCRVTIHSARPGIVIGKKGADIEKLRAKVGKLTTSDVHINIVEVRKPETDANLVAQSIAQQLERRVAFRRAMKRAVQSAMRMGAEGIRINCAGRLGGAEIARTEWYREGRVPLHTLRADIDYGTAEALTAYGISGIKVWIYKGEIMEHDPMASERRASENQDQGNNSNQRRRSNKPAA; encoded by the coding sequence ATGGGTCACAAGGTTAATCCAATTGGTCTTCGTCTTGGGATCAACCGCACTTGGGATTCTCGCTGGTATGCTGACAAAGGCGAATATGGCGATCTTCTTCATGAAGATTTTGCAATTCGCAGCATGCTGGAAAAAGAACTCAAGCAGGCAGCCGTATCCAAGATCGTTATCGAGCGTCCGCACAAAAAGTGCCGTGTGACCATTCACTCTGCACGTCCGGGCATCGTAATCGGCAAAAAAGGCGCCGATATCGAAAAACTTCGTGCGAAAGTTGGCAAGCTGACAACTTCCGATGTACATATCAACATTGTTGAGGTACGTAAGCCGGAAACAGATGCCAACCTCGTTGCTCAGTCCATCGCTCAGCAGCTGGAACGCCGTGTGGCTTTCCGTCGCGCGATGAAACGGGCCGTTCAGTCCGCTATGCGGATGGGCGCCGAAGGCATTCGTATCAACTGTGCAGGCCGTCTGGGTGGTGCCGAGATCGCACGTACCGAATGGTATCGTGAAGGTCGCGTTCCGCTTCATACTCTGCGCGCTGACATTGACTATGGTACTGCTGAAGCACTGACTGCTTATGGCATCTCTGGTATCAAAGTGTGGATCTACAAGGGCGAGATCATGGAACATGATCCAATGGCCTCTGAACGTCGCGCTTCTGAAAACCAGGATCAGGGCAATAACAGCAACCAGCGCCGTCGTAGCAATAAACCTGCTGCTTAA
- the rplV gene encoding 50S ribosomal protein L22, with product MGKAKRARVLKDNEAKAVTRMLRTSPQKLNLVATMIRGKKVDTALADLTFSSKRIAKDVKKCLESAIANAENNHELDVDSLIVAEAYVGKALVMKRWQPRARGRVGKILKPFSNLTIVVREVEETA from the coding sequence ATGGGTAAGGCAAAACGCGCACGCGTCTTGAAAGACAACGAAGCTAAAGCGGTAACCCGCATGCTTCGCACGTCTCCGCAGAAGCTGAACCTTGTCGCAACGATGATTCGGGGGAAAAAGGTTGATACGGCTCTGGCTGACCTGACCTTCTCCTCCAAACGCATCGCGAAAGATGTAAAGAAATGTTTGGAATCTGCGATCGCAAACGCTGAAAACAACCATGAACTGGATGTTGACAGCCTGATCGTGGCAGAAGCTTATGTTGGTAAGGCACTTGTGATGAAACGCTGGCAGCCACGTGCTCGTGGTCGTGTTGGCAAGATCCTCAAGCCTTTCTCCAACCTGACGATTGTTGTTCGTGAAGTTGAGGAGACAGCCTGA
- the rpsS gene encoding 30S ribosomal protein S19: MARSVWKGPFVDGYLLKKADKVRSSGRHEVIKTWSRRSTILPHFVGLTFGVYNGQKHVPVLVSEEMVGHKLGEFSPTRNYYGHGADKKARRK; the protein is encoded by the coding sequence ATGGCACGTTCTGTTTGGAAAGGTCCGTTTGTAGACGGATACCTTCTGAAGAAGGCAGACAAGGTTCGCTCTTCTGGTCGTCACGAAGTGATCAAGACCTGGAGCCGTCGCTCCACGATCTTGCCTCACTTCGTCGGGCTCACCTTTGGTGTGTATAATGGTCAGAAGCATGTACCGGTTCTCGTCTCTGAGGAGATGGTCGGTCACAAGTTGGGCGAATTTTCTCCGACCCGTAACTATTACGGTCACGGGGCCGACAAGAAGGCTAGGAGGAAATAA
- the rplB gene encoding 50S ribosomal protein L2, whose product MALKTFKPTSPGTRQLVIVDRSDLWKGKPVKTLTEGLTKSGGRNNHGRVTSRRRGGGHKRTYRIIDFKRRKFDVVGTVERLEYDPNRTAYIALVNYEDGEQAYILAPQRLKAGDKVVAASKAADIKPGNAMPLANMPVGTIIYNVEIKPGKGGQIARSAGAYAQLVGRDSGYAIIRLNSGETRLVLGSCMASVGAVSNPEHSNINHGKAGRSRWLGKRPEVRGVVMNPVDHPHGGGEGRTSGGRHPVSPWGKPTKGKRTRSNKSTDKFIVRSRHQRKK is encoded by the coding sequence ATGGCACTCAAGACCTTTAAACCGACAAGCCCAGGCACGCGTCAGCTGGTGATCGTAGACCGCTCCGATCTTTGGAAGGGGAAACCGGTCAAAACGCTCACCGAAGGCTTGACCAAGTCTGGCGGTCGTAACAACCATGGTCGCGTGACATCACGTCGTCGTGGTGGCGGTCATAAGCGTACCTATCGCATCATCGACTTCAAACGTCGTAAGTTTGACGTTGTTGGTACGGTAGAGCGTCTGGAATATGATCCAAACCGTACGGCATATATTGCTCTGGTTAATTATGAAGACGGCGAACAGGCATACATCCTGGCTCCTCAGCGCCTTAAAGCTGGTGACAAGGTTGTAGCTGCTAGTAAAGCTGCCGACATCAAACCGGGCAACGCTATGCCTCTGGCCAACATGCCAGTTGGCACGATCATCTACAACGTAGAGATCAAGCCAGGCAAAGGCGGTCAGATTGCTCGCTCTGCCGGTGCTTACGCTCAGCTTGTTGGTCGTGATAGCGGTTATGCAATCATTCGTTTGAATTCGGGTGAAACCCGTCTGGTGCTTGGTTCTTGCATGGCAAGCGTCGGTGCAGTTTCCAACCCGGAACATTCAAACATCAATCATGGTAAAGCTGGTCGTAGCCGTTGGCTCGGTAAACGTCCAGAAGTGCGCGGTGTCGTTATGAACCCGGTTGATCACCCACATGGTGGTGGTGAAGGCCGGACCTCTGGTGGTCGTCACCCTGTGTCTCCATGGGGCAAGCCTACCAAAGGCAAGCGTACTCGCTCTAACAAGTCGACCGACAAGTTTATTGTTCGTAGTCGTCATCAGCGCAAGAAATAA
- a CDS encoding 50S ribosomal protein L23 gives MTTLRHYDIIRSPVITEKATIHSEQDKVVFNVSKDATKTEIKAAVEALFSVKVKSVNTLVRKGKVKRFKGIIGKQVDVKKAIVTLEEGQSIDVTTGL, from the coding sequence ATGACCACCCTTCGTCATTACGATATCATCCGCAGCCCGGTGATCACCGAGAAGGCAACCATTCATTCCGAACAGGACAAGGTTGTTTTCAACGTATCCAAGGATGCGACTAAAACTGAAATCAAGGCCGCCGTAGAGGCACTGTTTTCCGTCAAGGTCAAAAGCGTCAACACTCTGGTCCGCAAGGGCAAGGTTAAACGCTTCAAAGGCATTATCGGCAAGCAGGTCGACGTGAAAAAAGCGATTGTTACCCTCGAAGAGGGCCAATCGATTGACGTCACGACTGGTCTTTAA
- the rplD gene encoding 50S ribosomal protein L4 gives MELKVKTLDGGDAGSVAVSDTVFGLEPRADIIARMVRFQQMKKMAGTHKTKTRAEVIGTTKKYLRQKGSGGARHGNKKVPQFRGGGRAFGPVVRDHAIELPKKVRALALKHALSTKVKNDNLIILDDAKAEAPKTAAVKKQISGLGIESALIISGKEVDENFAKAARNIVGIDVLPVQGINVLDVLRRDTLVLTKAAVDALEERFK, from the coding sequence ATGGAACTTAAAGTTAAAACCCTTGATGGCGGTGATGCAGGTTCAGTAGCTGTTTCCGACACTGTATTTGGTCTCGAACCACGCGCGGACATCATTGCCCGCATGGTTCGCTTCCAGCAGATGAAGAAAATGGCTGGTACGCACAAAACCAAGACCCGTGCTGAAGTGATCGGTACTACCAAGAAATACCTTCGTCAGAAGGGTTCTGGTGGCGCTCGTCACGGCAACAAGAAGGTTCCACAGTTCCGTGGTGGTGGTCGTGCGTTTGGTCCGGTTGTTCGTGACCATGCAATCGAGCTGCCTAAAAAGGTTCGTGCGCTTGCGCTCAAACATGCCCTGTCTACCAAAGTGAAGAATGACAATCTGATCATTCTTGATGATGCGAAGGCAGAAGCACCAAAGACCGCAGCCGTAAAGAAACAGATTTCCGGTCTGGGCATCGAAAGCGCTCTGATCATTTCCGGTAAGGAAGTGGACGAGAACTTTGCAAAAGCTGCCCGCAATATTGTCGGTATCGATGTGTTGCCGGTACAGGGCATCAACGTTCTTGATGTTCTGCGTCGCGACACTCTGGTTCTGACCAAGGCCGCAGTCGATGCTCTGGAGGAACGGTTCAAATGA
- the rplC gene encoding 50S ribosomal protein L3, whose translation MRSGVIAQKLGMTRIYTEAGEHVPVTVLKVENCQVVAQRTVEKNGYTALQLGVGKAKVKNVSKPMRGHFAVAKVEPKRKLAEFRVSEENLIEVGSELTADHYIAGQHVDVVGTSIGKGFAGAMKRHNFGGGRATHGNSISHRSHGSTGQCQDPGKVFKGKKMAGHMGSTRVTTQNLKVVKTDADRGLVLVQGAVPGSKGGWILIKDAVKKARPEGVPLPGAIRSADAPAAEAPAAEGEE comes from the coding sequence ATGCGTTCTGGTGTGATCGCACAGAAGTTGGGAATGACCCGCATTTATACCGAAGCCGGAGAACATGTTCCGGTTACGGTTCTCAAAGTTGAGAATTGCCAGGTTGTTGCTCAGCGTACTGTAGAGAAAAACGGCTATACCGCACTTCAGTTGGGTGTAGGTAAAGCCAAAGTAAAAAATGTTTCGAAGCCAATGCGCGGCCACTTCGCCGTAGCAAAGGTTGAACCGAAGCGTAAACTTGCTGAATTCCGCGTAAGCGAAGAAAACCTCATCGAGGTTGGTTCTGAGTTGACTGCGGATCACTATATTGCTGGTCAGCATGTGGATGTTGTTGGTACGTCAATTGGTAAAGGCTTCGCCGGTGCCATGAAACGTCACAATTTCGGTGGTGGACGTGCAACGCACGGTAACTCCATTTCTCACCGTTCCCACGGCTCTACCGGTCAGTGTCAGGATCCAGGCAAGGTCTTTAAAGGCAAAAAGATGGCTGGTCACATGGGTTCCACCCGCGTGACGACGCAGAATCTGAAGGTTGTTAAAACCGATGCCGACCGTGGTCTGGTTCTGGTTCAGGGTGCTGTTCCTGGTTCCAAGGGCGGTTGGATTCTTATCAAGGATGCTGTCAAGAAGGCACGTCCTGAAGGGGTTCCACTTCCTGGTGCTATCCGTAGCGCAGACGCTCCAGCAGCTGAAGCGCCAGCAGCGGAGGGTGAAGAATAA
- the rpsJ gene encoding 30S ribosomal protein S10, with product MNGQNIRIRLKAFDHRILDTSAKEIVSTAKRTGANVRGPVPLPTHIEKFTVNRSPHVNKKSREQFEIRTHKRLLDIIDPTPQTVDALMKLDLAAGVDVEIKL from the coding sequence ATGAACGGTCAGAATATTCGAATTCGCCTTAAGGCATTCGACCATCGCATTCTCGATACGTCAGCAAAGGAAATCGTGTCCACAGCTAAGCGCACTGGCGCAAATGTTCGTGGTCCAGTTCCTCTTCCGACCCATATCGAGAAGTTCACTGTCAACCGTTCGCCGCATGTTAACAAGAAAAGCCGTGAGCAGTTCGAGATCCGTACGCACAAGCGTCTCCTCGACATCATCGACCCGACCCCTCAGACGGTTGATGCCCTCATGAAGCTAGATCTTGCGGCCGGTGTGGACGTTGAAATTAAGCTCTAA
- the tuf gene encoding elongation factor Tu, producing the protein MAKEKFERTKPHCNIGTIGHVDHGKTTLTAAITMTLAETGGATAKAYDEIDGAPEEKARGITISTAHVEYETENRHYAHVDCPGHADYVKNMITGAAQMDGAILVCSAADGPMPQTREHILLARQVGVPALVVYLNKVDQVDDEELLELVEMEVRELLDSYEFPGDEIPIVKGSALAAVENRDPEIGRDSIKALMAAVDEYIPTPERPVDLPFLLPIEDVFSISGRGTVVTGRVERGVIKVGEEIEIVGIKPTQKTTCTGVEMFRKLLDSGEAGDNVGVLLRGTKREDVERGQVLCKPGSVTPHTKFKAEAYILTKEEGGRHTPFFTNYRPQFYFRTTDVTGVVTLDEGVEMVMPGDNVNMNVELIVPIAMEEKLRFAIREGGRTVGAGIVGAIVE; encoded by the coding sequence ATGGCTAAGGAAAAGTTTGAACGTACAAAGCCGCATTGTAACATCGGCACGATTGGTCACGTTGACCATGGTAAAACCACGCTTACCGCTGCAATCACCATGACCCTTGCGGAAACTGGTGGTGCAACTGCGAAAGCGTATGACGAGATTGACGGTGCACCTGAAGAAAAAGCACGCGGCATCACGATTTCTACCGCTCACGTTGAGTATGAAACCGAGAACCGTCACTATGCGCACGTTGACTGCCCAGGTCACGCTGACTATGTGAAAAACATGATCACCGGTGCGGCTCAGATGGACGGCGCAATTCTGGTTTGCTCTGCAGCAGACGGCCCGATGCCACAGACCCGCGAGCACATTCTTCTTGCTCGTCAGGTTGGTGTTCCTGCGCTTGTTGTTTACCTCAACAAAGTTGACCAGGTCGACGACGAAGAGCTTCTCGAGCTGGTTGAAATGGAAGTTCGTGAACTTCTGGACAGCTATGAGTTCCCAGGCGATGAAATCCCCATCGTTAAAGGTTCTGCTCTTGCTGCTGTTGAAAACCGTGATCCTGAAATCGGCCGTGATTCCATCAAGGCGCTTATGGCAGCTGTTGATGAGTATATCCCGACTCCGGAACGTCCAGTTGACCTTCCGTTCCTGCTTCCGATCGAAGACGTGTTCTCGATCTCTGGTCGTGGTACGGTTGTTACCGGTCGTGTTGAGCGTGGCGTGATCAAGGTTGGTGAAGAAATCGAAATCGTCGGTATCAAACCAACTCAGAAAACCACCTGCACCGGTGTTGAAATGTTCCGCAAGCTGCTTGATAGCGGTGAAGCAGGCGACAACGTTGGTGTTCTTCTGCGTGGTACCAAGCGTGAAGACGTTGAGCGTGGTCAGGTTCTCTGCAAGCCAGGTTCCGTTACCCCGCACACGAAATTCAAGGCAGAAGCCTACATTCTGACGAAAGAAGAAGGTGGTCGTCATACCCCGTTCTTCACCAACTATCGTCCTCAGTTCTACTTCCGCACGACCGACGTTACGGGTGTTGTTACCCTTGACGAAGGTGTGGAAATGGTGATGCCAGGCGATAACGTCAACATGAATGTTGAACTGATTGTGCCAATCGCCATGGAAGAAAAACTGCGCTTCGCTATCCGCGAAGGTGGTCGTACCGTCGGCGCTGGTATCGTCGGCGCAATCGTCGAATAG
- the fusA gene encoding elongation factor G encodes MARSHKIEDYRNFGIMAHIDAGKTTTTERILYYTGKSHKIGEVHDGAATMDWMEQEQERGITITSAATTCFWREKRLNIIDTPGHVDFTIEVERSLRVLDGAVCCLDANAGVEPQTETVWRQADKYSVPRMIFVNKMDKLGADFYRCVEMIESRLGANPLCLQLPVGAESEFKGVIDLLNMKQIIWHEEHLGAEFETNDIPEADLAQAQEYREKLIEAVVEIDEEAMEAYLEGEEPSVEKIMELIRKGTIANEFVPILCGTAFKNKGVQPLLDAVVDYLPSPVDIESIRGIDAKTEEPIERHADDEEPFSMLAFKIANDPFVGSLTFCRIYSGKLVAGTSVLNTVKEKRERVGRMLQMHSNSREDIKEAYAGDIVAIAGLKDTTTGDTLCDPLKPVILERMEFPEPVIEIAVEPKTKADQEKMGLALNRLAAEDPSFRVKTDEESGQTIMAGMGELHLDILVDRMKREFKVEAQIGAPQVAYRETITKEETVDYTHKKQSGGTGQFGRVKMIIGPNEPGAGFEFKSSIVGGAIPKEYIPGVEKGVQSVMTAGPLAGFPMVDIKVELIDGAFHDVDSSVLAFEIASRAGFREGCQKAGPKLLEPMMKVEVVTPEEYMGDIIGDINSRRGQISGTEARGVVTVISSMVPLANMFGYVNTLRSMSQGRAQFSMVFDHYAQVPQAVADEVQAKYA; translated from the coding sequence ATGGCACGCAGCCACAAGATTGAGGATTATCGTAACTTCGGCATCATGGCCCACATTGATGCTGGTAAGACGACCACTACTGAGCGGATCCTCTATTACACAGGTAAAAGCCATAAGATTGGCGAAGTTCATGATGGTGCAGCCACCATGGACTGGATGGAACAAGAGCAGGAACGTGGTATTACCATTACGTCCGCTGCAACCACTTGTTTTTGGCGTGAAAAGCGTCTGAACATCATCGACACCCCAGGCCACGTTGACTTCACCATTGAAGTTGAACGTTCTCTGCGTGTGCTTGACGGCGCTGTGTGCTGCCTGGATGCGAACGCTGGTGTTGAGCCTCAGACTGAAACCGTTTGGCGTCAGGCTGACAAATACTCCGTTCCTCGGATGATCTTCGTCAACAAGATGGACAAGCTCGGTGCTGATTTCTACCGTTGTGTAGAAATGATCGAGAGCCGCCTTGGTGCCAATCCGCTCTGCCTTCAGCTGCCAGTTGGTGCTGAAAGCGAATTCAAGGGTGTGATTGATCTGCTCAATATGAAACAGATCATCTGGCACGAAGAGCACCTCGGTGCCGAGTTTGAAACCAACGACATTCCAGAAGCTGATCTTGCTCAGGCTCAGGAATATCGTGAGAAGCTCATTGAAGCTGTCGTCGAAATCGACGAAGAAGCAATGGAAGCTTATCTCGAAGGTGAAGAGCCAAGCGTCGAAAAGATCATGGAACTGATCCGTAAGGGCACCATTGCCAACGAATTCGTTCCGATCCTTTGCGGTACTGCCTTCAAGAACAAGGGCGTTCAGCCTTTGCTTGATGCTGTTGTCGATTATCTGCCAAGCCCGGTTGATATCGAATCCATCAGAGGTATCGATGCCAAGACAGAAGAGCCGATCGAACGTCATGCAGATGATGAAGAACCATTTTCCATGCTGGCGTTCAAGATTGCGAACGACCCGTTTGTTGGTTCTTTGACCTTCTGCCGCATTTATTCCGGTAAACTGGTGGCGGGTACTTCTGTTCTCAACACCGTTAAGGAAAAGCGCGAGCGTGTAGGTCGTATGCTCCAGATGCACTCCAACTCTCGTGAGGACATCAAGGAAGCATATGCAGGCGACATCGTTGCTATCGCAGGTCTGAAAGATACCACCACTGGTGATACTCTTTGTGATCCGCTGAAGCCGGTTATTCTTGAACGTATGGAATTCCCGGAGCCTGTGATCGAGATCGCTGTTGAGCCGAAGACCAAAGCTGACCAGGAAAAAATGGGCCTCGCGCTCAACCGTCTGGCTGCTGAGGATCCTTCCTTCCGCGTTAAAACGGATGAAGAATCCGGTCAGACCATCATGGCTGGCATGGGTGAACTTCACCTCGACATTCTCGTTGATCGTATGAAGCGTGAATTCAAGGTTGAAGCTCAGATCGGTGCACCTCAGGTTGCTTATCGTGAGACCATCACGAAAGAAGAAACTGTCGATTACACCCACAAGAAACAGTCGGGTGGTACCGGTCAGTTCGGTCGCGTCAAGATGATTATTGGCCCGAATGAGCCTGGTGCTGGTTTCGAGTTCAAATCTTCCATCGTTGGTGGTGCTATTCCGAAAGAATACATCCCTGGCGTTGAAAAAGGTGTCCAGTCTGTCATGACCGCAGGTCCTCTGGCTGGCTTCCCAATGGTAGACATCAAAGTCGAGCTGATCGACGGTGCCTTCCATGATGTTGACTCTTCCGTTCTTGCCTTTGAGATCGCATCTCGTGCGGGCTTCCGTGAAGGTTGTCAAAAAGCTGGTCCGAAACTGCTCGAACCAATGATGAAAGTCGAAGTTGTGACCCCTGAAGAATATATGGGTGACATCATCGGCGACATTAACTCCCGTCGCGGTCAGATCTCCGGAACTGAAGCCCGCGGTGTTGTAACTGTCATTAGCTCCATGGTGCCTCTGGCGAACATGTTTGGCTATGTGAACACTCTTCGTTCCATGTCACAGGGTCGCGCGCAGTTTTCCATGGTGTTTGATCACTACGCACAGGTGCCACAGGCAGTCGCAGATGAGGTTCAGGCCAAATACGCCTAA
- the rpsG gene encoding 30S ribosomal protein S7, which translates to MSRRHSAEKRVINPDPKFGDIVISKFMNSIMLDGKKSVSESIVYGALDSVEGKLKQDPVEVFHTALENVMPQVEVRSRRVGGATYQVPVDVRSERKQALAIRWIIAAARNRNERTMIDRLSGELLDAFNNRGSAVKKREDTHRMAEANRAFSHYRW; encoded by the coding sequence ATGTCACGTCGCCATAGTGCAGAAAAACGCGTTATCAACCCGGATCCTAAATTCGGTGATATCGTTATTTCAAAATTCATGAACAGCATCATGCTGGACGGCAAAAAATCCGTTTCAGAAAGCATCGTTTACGGTGCACTTGATTCTGTTGAAGGAAAATTGAAGCAGGACCCAGTTGAAGTGTTCCACACTGCTCTGGAAAATGTCATGCCTCAAGTGGAAGTTCGCTCTCGCCGTGTTGGTGGTGCGACTTACCAGGTTCCTGTTGATGTTCGTTCAGAACGCAAACAGGCCCTGGCTATCCGTTGGATCATTGCAGCAGCCCGCAATCGTAACGAGCGCACCATGATCGATCGCCTTTCCGGCGAGCTTCTGGATGCATTCAACAATCGCGGTTCTGCAGTCAAAAAACGCGAGGACACGCACCGTATGGCGGAAGCCAACCGTGCCTTCTCGCATTATCGCTGGTAA
- the rpsL gene encoding 30S ribosomal protein S12, whose translation MPTINQLIRKPRKAPVKRNKVPAMEACPQKRGVCTRVYTTTPKKPNSALRKVAKVRLTNGFEVIGYIPGEGHNLQEHSVVMIRGGRVKDLPGVRYHILRGVLDTQGVKDRKQRRSKYGAKRPK comes from the coding sequence ATGCCAACCATTAACCAGCTTATTCGCAAGCCGCGCAAAGCGCCGGTGAAGCGAAACAAAGTTCCGGCCATGGAGGCCTGCCCTCAGAAGCGGGGCGTTTGTACGCGCGTCTACACCACTACGCCTAAGAAGCCTAACTCGGCTCTGCGTAAGGTTGCTAAGGTTCGCTTGACCAACGGTTTTGAAGTAATTGGCTACATCCCTGGTGAGGGCCATAACCTTCAGGAACACTCCGTTGTCATGATCCGCGGCGGTCGCGTGAAAGACTTGCCTGGTGTTCGTTATCACATCCTTCGCGGTGTTCTCGATACACAAGGTGTTAAAGACCGTAAACAGCGCCGTTCTAAATATGGTGCGAAGCGGCCGAAATAA